GCATGGCCCAGGCGCGTGGCCGGGGTGAGGGCGGTGGCCGGCGGTGGGGTGTTGAGGGTGACGTAGGCGACGCTGCCGGGCAGGGCCGGGCAACTGAACAGCAGGTCGCAGTAACCGCACTTGGCCCAGAGCGCGTGATGTTCGTCGGGGGCTTTAGGGTGATGGGATTCGCCATGCTTGCTTGGCATGTCCATAGACATGCTCATCGGCATCGACATGCCGGCGTGATGGTCCATCGGCATCGCTTGGGAAATCAGCGGACCGATAAAGATCATCAGCATGGCGAACAGGCTGATCCAACTGCCGCGCTTCACGCGGTGGTGTGCAGAGAGCCTGGCGCGAGGGGCGCCCATCGGGAGTCGGCCTATTGGGCGTGCTTATGCGCCTGGGTGGCCATAGGCGGCACCTTTTGTACCGAGACTTGCACCTCGACCTTACCGGCGTTTTCGAAGGTCAGGGTCAGTGGGAATTGCTTGCCATCGGCCAGCAGGCTGCGGTCTTTGAGGCCCAGCAGCATCACGTGGTAGGCCATGGGCGCGAAGGTCAGCTCACCCTTGGC
The genomic region above belongs to Pseudomonas sp. S35 and contains:
- a CDS encoding DUF2946 domain-containing protein, translated to MGAPRARLSAHHRVKRGSWISLFAMLMIFIGPLISQAMPMDHHAGMSMPMSMSMDMPSKHGESHHPKAPDEHHALWAKCGYCDLLFSCPALPGSVAYVTLNTPPPATALTPATRLGHARQSIFPGARSRAPPIAS